DNA from Triplophysa dalaica isolate WHDGS20190420 chromosome 21, ASM1584641v1, whole genome shotgun sequence:
GCTATCATAGCACGTCCTCccatcaaaacaacaaaagtttGTATATAGTGTATATAGAAAGTTATTATTGGTTTTGTAATGTAACACAGTCGTCACAAAGCATCTTAAAgtttccaaaatgcatttgaaaatgtaaaaatgctgcTTACCTTGTGTGGTTGTGCCAACAAGAACTTCTCTGTGAGATCTTGTGTTATTTCTGCTTTTCTTTAGCCGGACTCCTCCCTCTCCTCTCCTCCACACACTCACTCTGTCTGGTTGGGAAAAGCGGTCCAGGGAGGAATGTGGGCTCGGTTGTAGGAGGAGTTTCCTTCACAGCTCCACAAAAAAGGGGGTTTCGAGCtcataaactaaaaatgagATCAAGTCTGTATCCACCCAAACCCTGAGAGAAAACTCTATATTTACCCTAACATGATTACAGAACTTTGATGCTTTCAGTGAATTTGGCAATCAAACCATTTGCTATATGTAAATACAAACAGAATAGGCCTAAATGTTGTTTGCATAGTGTTCTTGGTCCACGTGACTTAACTTTGAACTTATATGTTCCCATGTTTAATTCAACATAACGTGCTTTAATTTAGACAATTACAGGACTACCATATCTGGAAAATGATTTCCTTCTGGAGGAAGCACAGACCACCCAAAGAACACTTCAAGTCTTACGATCTTTCTGCTtcaacaaatatgaacaatcacaacataaaaccttttaaaaacacaccaaagTGACCCACTTTGACCAGTTCTTGCAAGTACGTGCATTTGAGTTTGAGAATATACAACCGTTCACTCACTTTTTTCATTTCGGtatgttataaaatgtacatttcttgTTAAAGAACAAATgcgtttgtttacattataggACTTCTACCAGCAGGACGTCCCATAGGAGAACACGTGTGCGCGCGCGCTCCCACACACAGTTTCTCGCCTATGCTCGTGCATAACCAGTAAATATCAAGACGAATGCGATACTTTGTATCCGAAAGATTGTTTAAGGCACAATGTATCTCGCGCTTCCGTTTAAAAGGAGCTTTAAACGCCATCAAAGAAACGCgtaattttcacttttaaacaatgaaatagtTTGAAGGTTTTTGTGTCGCTGGAGAAGATGTGCACCACAAGGGTAAGTTCGTTTTCTTCGTTTCTCTTTTgacacattattattttacgGGGGATAACATGTCTTGTGGTAAATACTGTGTCAAGGTTTAGTTTTATCCCTCTTACTCTTTGATTTGGCATCTCTTAGCACCGTTTGAACCAAATTAAATGGggaaaaagtttttaaaggaaaaagtTCGAGTGCGCATGCGAAACAACAGCTGTCAGATGTTTAAACGATCTGCACACGTGCTTAACTTTAAACAAGACACATTACTCAAAATCTGTATGTTCACCTTCATCCGTGTGTTTAAGGACATGGAGATGCGTTTGATGGAGGAAGGTGTGAACCATAAAGCATCCAGTGATGAGAAAATGTGTCTGCTGTGGAAACTTCTCATGAGCAGCGAAGAGACTGTGAGAGCTCTCAAACAACAGATCCGAGATctgcacaaacaacacaacactgagaTTGAAAAGGTAAGAGGACGAATAAAACAAGACAGagagatggatagacagacatgATCTATATAGGAATACATGAGTGAAAGAAATAATGGATAGGGTGGATCAAGGAATagatatatagaaatatatttttgttgtcaccttgtttatttttcaggttCAACAATACGTTAAAGACATTAAGAGTCTCACAAAGACACGAGATTCTGTGGCTTTAGATCTTGAGCAGGAGAACCAAACACTCCGTGTGACTCTGAATGACGCCCACCTGCAGCAAGGTGCACCATCACTACTGTCTGTCATCTGTTACGTCACACTGAGCCTTCACTTCACACGGATGAGTCTGTTTTTACAGAGACACAGAGGAGCGAGATCACCGAGATGTTGCTTCAGGAAGGTCTAGCTGATATAATTCCCATCAGCCCCAGCGAACAAGTGGCCTATCTCCTCGCAGACCGAGGCTCCCTGCTGGAGAGAATACAGAACCGGACTGATGGCGATACAAAGTTCAACGGGCATCCTGATGGCTGCGAGGAGTCAGTGGCACAGGGGTTTGGAGAAGATGTGCTCAAGGTCAGAAAATCTGTCTCTTACTTGCATTGTGTTCCTCACATCATTCCTCTTAtctgatgtttgtttatgaaaataaaaatgttatttcacaTCTTTCCACATGGTGGCGCCCCTACAGCTTCAAAGCCCCTGGAAGAAGCTTCTGGGATTCAGAAAAGCATCTCAGTGTAAACATAAACTGATGCCCGTATGTCGACATGTGCTGTTATATACAGTTTGTCTATACAACACCCACTTGCATGTGATAAAACGCATGAGGTGAGATTTTAAGTATGAATTGCTTTTGATGGACTTAAAACTGGATTCTATACCCTTTTTGACCCCCTAGGCCCCACTAACCTTCAAGTTTTCTTTCCCTGTAATCACAACTTTTTCCAAACACGCAATATGTCATGATCGTTGCCTGCAATGCATGTGCtcataaaatgaaaagaagtCACGTGTTGGATGGCCCTAGATGTTTTCTTCACTTCAGGCAATTGAGCTACGGTACACTGATGACATCAAGGGTCGGACAGTACAAGAACTCGAAAGAGACGTGGAGGAAGCATCCGTCCGGCTTTCCATGGCCCACAAGGAGATCCGCAGACTGACGGATGAGCTCGAGTCTGCTCAACTGACCCAAAAGGCTTACGGTAAATCATAGGTCACTTGCTGGATAAAAGTGACACGTGAAGACATCAACATCACAATCATGTTTATGTATTAGAACCAGAGCTGCAGGAAGCTCAGCTGGAGGTGGAACATCTCCGGCGGGAAGTGGAGAAACTGAAGCGATGTGGTATCATTCCGGCTTTCTCATTCTGGTGATTTTGCTTAAATGGATCGGACTTAAGAACTACACAGTTTTTTGcgtgtttttattgattttagaATTGGCTGAACTGCGAAAgactaaagaaagaaatgagaaactGGAGGAAGAGTTGTGCCTTTTGGGGGAGACAAAAAGGTTACAGGCGGAGCGTCTACGATTCCTGGAGGTGATCAAAATAATCGCATTCAATTCACTTTCATACTGATGGATCAtgaatgttatatttaaaagtGACAGACTTACGCAGGGATATTTAGACCGAATATGTTTAAAGACGCAACATAATCATAATTGATCTTATTTTACTTTGACAGCGAGACACATCTGACTGTGCTGCcattacacaaaaacacaaaaatccaAGTGAAGAGGTCATCCATGAACAGTTGAGTTTTCTGTTATGTCATTCACTGCATCAAACCAACAAACACAGgcttaaaaacacatattcagaTATTAAATTCCACGAAATCAAAATCGTTTTTGAAAAATCAAATATTTCTAACTCAAACGTCTATAACACTGTAACCAAAACAGAATAGATTTTCAAGAATCGAGTGTTCaaagacaaaatgaacaaaCTTCAGTTGTCCTGACAGGTGTGTTGAAGAGATGCAGGAGCGTTTGAACATGCTCAGAGATCTGACGCAGGTCACGCTGAAGCTCCGGCTGGAGTTTGAGATGGAAGCGGACCTGAGGAGGAGGACGGAGGAGGAGTGTGAAGAACACAAGAAGAAGAGGACGGAGGCAGAGCGGCTGGCTCAAAACTTCCAGAACCTCTGTGAGAAACAAGCAGAAGATTACAGGAGCACCGTCGGCAGCATGCAGGTGGAGGTCAGAACTGAAAACTTACGAATACAAAGTCGTTTTTAACGACTTCTAGTTGTTCATTTTACTTCTTCATTTACAGATCAGAAATCTGGTGATGAAGTTAAAAAAGTTAGAGACACATGAAGAGGAAAGACACTGTGAGGAACATCTGCAGCAGGTCAAGCGGACCTTCAAAGTTTCCTTTGATTTTAAAGTAGAGTTGCTCGGCGTGCATACTAAAAGAGTGTTTCACCGGCTGTTTCAGATCACATCTCTGGAAGATGAAGTCTTCCAGCTGAAGTCTGCCCTCCGGGACGAGCAGGAGAAGACCAGACAGCAGTCCACAACCATGCAGGTAGAAACGAACCAGGTCAGAGCTTTGATCCAGGTTAGAAAATCTTCATTCTCTGgtaagacatttaaaacacaccTGACTGAGCTCCCCCTGCTGTGACGACAGTCCCGGGATGTCCAGGATGCTGAAGGACAGATGAGACTGACCGAAGAACTCAAGAGCACCAAACGTGAACTGCTCTTGAAGATGAACACAGTCACACAGCTTCAGAAGAACATCTCAGACCTGGAGCAGGAACAACTCAAGGCACTTCATACAGATCTGATATTTCATCAGCTATTATTTTAGCTATTGCTTAAGATTATGACAACGCAgtgttttgtgatgttttactAAAACGGAAAGTAACAATGTAATTACAACCTTATTTCTGTTTCCCAAATGAGAAGCTTCAAGAAAACATAGAAGATCTAGAAAACAGACGGACTACAGGTGAAAAGAAGACAGAATCTCTCAAGACAGAACTTCAGCTCGCTCTTATTACCATAGACAGCCAGAGAAGGTAAAACAGACGAATTCAAAGCGTGTTCTTGAAGAGAACTGTGCGGTGCTGTTAGACCAACGTTGTCCCTTCGCTTTATTTTTCAGTaaatacaacaacaaacaaattcaCTACAAAAATAAGCTGAGCCGAGCTAAAGGGCTGTACCTGAGAGAAACTGCGTGGCGCagtgagaaaataaaagatCTGGAGAAAGACATTTGCATCGTGAAGAAGCGGGAAGAAAAGGTGACATTATAACACAACAATGTAAAGAGAGCTGAAAAATTGTGTGATTTTGAAATGCCTGCCCTTTGATGCGTGTCCCTCAGACGACACACAGGATGAATATTGTTTCATCTGAAAATGAGGCTTTGCTTCAGAACAAAACAGATCTTCTGTCTCAGCTGCATGATTTGGCAGAAACACGGAAGAACGCTTTGGATGTAGTTTCTAGCATGCAGATGAGGTACTTATATGCTCAACTAAACTCATTTACTGTATGAAACTGAAAAATATCACGTGTAGTCTGTTTATCCATGATTATCTATAAACGACAGTTCGTTCTTATAACGTACACAGAATGAATTTGCTTGAGGAAGAAAATACTCGACTACAGGAAACAGCAGCACAAATGTGTGATCACATTGAAAGCTTGACAACACTGTCGGAGACGGACTGCAGCGTAAGTATAAGACTTAAACTTCTCAAACTTCTTCTGGATTGCAAAGTACATGGCAATGATCTGTTCACATCATCACACAGGAAGTCACCGCTGAGATTCGTGTGATAGAGGGCCAAGACCAAACCACGCTCCCAAtatgaaaacatacatttattttttgttttttacatttgtttcttttgtaaaattgtttgattaaatattatttattttttaaatagacaaATTCCCTTAACATATTTTACAGTACCTAAGAGTAACAATAAGGTTGTACTTGCATTAGTAAattcattaaagggacagttcacccaaaaatgaaaattctgtcatttactcaccctcagattgttccgaacctgcatacattttttgttatgcTAAATAccaaggaagatatttagaagaatgtcagtaactaaacagatctcattcccatTAACTCCCATAGGTTATATGTTCCCTATTATggaagtaaatgtaattttccttTGTtctcagcagaacaaaaaaatccatACGGGTTGGAACAATCTGAAGGCGAGTAATggtgacagaaatttcattttcggtgaactatccctttaacaaaccaaaaaaatccttctacagtatttattcatctaaaaatattttttttaaatcaaaagctGTGCTTGACATTCACAAAGATGATTAAATGCTGTACAATTGTATAGTTTATTGTTTGTCCTGATATTTACTGCGTATACtaatgtgaaaaaaatgcaaGCTTGTCTTCCCCATCCAAATAAACACAACCTTTTTCTCATGCAAGAACACGATTTTACAACCAGAGAACAAGACAATAAAAAGGTAAATCTGCATGCATCTTGtcttttgaaatacaaaaactaACTGTATTTCCTTTTAGTTTAGTACTAAAACTGTGAGTTCAACACAACACTCTGGAAAAAACAAGATGATAGATTTACCTAAACTTTGTGCAGCAATTCTCGCCTTTCCTTGTTATCATTATCGACGGTTTCATCCAACGTGACATGAAGGCCAATTTCCAACATGGACTTCTGGTTTGTTTGTTCAGGAGCATACTGGTACATTCAGATAGAAACCTGCTGTCAGCCATAAAAAGTTATCATCCATGAAGCCacgtttttttactttcaagGACATACAGTGCACCTCAATAACATCAATCTGTTAAAAACCAAATCTTATCAAAAAAGTGAATTGTAACTTTACCATCAGGAAAAGCTGAGACGATCATGTACGattaagcacacacacacaccgttcGAGGATTTTCTCATGTATTTATTCGAGTACTTTTACAAAGTCCACCCCTCTCAAACTCTTGACTTTGCATGTAGCAGCCAAGTCAAACCTTATAGTACCACAATTTAAGACAAATAAAAaggtatatttttatataactaGACATGTagtcatttttatataaactggTTAACACTTAAGTACTGTATCGTTTATTTACAGCATGTCCATGCTAggaaataaaattacataaaagtaCAAGAGTACACAAGTAAACACCAATAtggtataaaatatataaaatgtgatGGTAAACAACTAGTGATAAAACGGTTAAGgcttaaaatgtgtaaaattaaCATGTTAGTCGTTATatttaaacatgataataagtataaatgtgtataataaGCCGCAGAGGTATTCTAGACATAGATACAGCTACACAAACCTCAAGGGCATCTCTGTAATCCAGCTTTATTTCTCATGTGTGTGATATTCAGACGGGTGTTTGTGCTACTTTATCTGTGTGAATCTCACAAAGACTTGAAAATATTTCGCCACAAAAAGAGCCAGAATTCTTTTGCATATAAAATTAAGCCCGTTTAATTCAGACTTCTTGtattgtgacattattttcatgCCTCCCCAGTCTGGCGAcgattatttctttttttaacataaatatttattatgttcaAAGTTTTGTGCAGTTGGAAGTACTCTTTACAAATGTACTTTACAATTTACTTTACAATAAAGTATCaccagtattttttttcattacagtaaatacaatGTGGGAGGAGGTGCTTTAATATGTCACAATGCATTTCTTTTGGGGTAAAATAACAACTGGACtggtttagttttgtttgtggGATTCACACATCTTCCATATCAAATGCAGACACTCGTAACACAAAGCAGATGCTTCGAGGCGTTGCAGGTTAAGCTCGAAGACTGAAAAGTTTCAGATCTATATTATGTATCTGCCCATTCTGTTCAGTGCTAGGAACGTCAGAATCGTATGCCATTTTGCACATGAAAAAAAGATCTCAGAAGCAATAAGGAATTGTTATTGCAAAACATCCAAATGTGCTGAGTTGTCTATCAAGTCCACTGCAGTTTCATTACAGTCCTCTTGATAAAAACTGAACATTAATGCTAAAGCTATTTTCATTACAATTTCCCCAGGAAGCCGGGGAATTTAATACGAATGAAAACATGTTATGATTGACATTATCAAAACACGAGACCACTGGTCTCCAATCCAACTTTGAGTTGCCCGAAAGAAGGGGAATATTCCCAGACAGCATAGAAAAATATGACAGGAGGTACTGGACTTGGTCCAagcttttgattttaaaacgcATAATACCTACAGTCCCAACGTTTAGCTGCCAAGAGCAATGCCTTTATTGTCATAACCGACCGGAAATGTTTAAAGCCAAAACTGTGTGGCCTGAAAGTGCTGCTAAACCATCTTTGGATACCCAATGATTCCCCCTCAACTCAACGAGAGGAATAAAACCCTTCCCAAAATAACACTGCTTCATCCACACAGTCCCATACCATTAGGAATgttcttaaaagaaaaataaacacgcacacacacaaaaggtcAAACCGCCAAGAACAGGCGGTTTTGCTTATGCCAAAGTTGGGGGACGACTGACCGCAGACGGACGCGGGATCGGCGTGATCAAATGAGAGAGATGCGGATGGGAACGTTGGTCGATTCGGTCTGTTGAGGAGAGT
Protein-coding regions in this window:
- the si:dkey-264d12.5 gene encoding coiled-coil domain-containing protein 30; this encodes MCTTRDMEMRLMEEGVNHKASSDEKMCLLWKLLMSSEETVRALKQQIRDLHKQHNTEIEKVQQYVKDIKSLTKTRDSVALDLEQENQTLRVTLNDAHLQQETQRSEITEMLLQEGLADIIPISPSEQVAYLLADRGSLLERIQNRTDGDTKFNGHPDGCEESVAQGFGEDVLKLQSPWKKLLGFRKASQCKHKLMPAIELRYTDDIKGRTVQELERDVEEASVRLSMAHKEIRRLTDELESAQLTQKAYEPELQEAQLEVEHLRREVEKLKRCELAELRKTKERNEKLEEELCLLGETKRLQAERLRFLERDTSDCAAITQKHKNPSEEVIHEQCVEEMQERLNMLRDLTQVTLKLRLEFEMEADLRRRTEEECEEHKKKRTEAERLAQNFQNLCEKQAEDYRSTVGSMQVEIRNLVMKLKKLETHEEERHCEEHLQQITSLEDEVFQLKSALRDEQEKTRQQSTTMQVETNQSRDVQDAEGQMRLTEELKSTKRELLLKMNTVTQLQKNISDLEQEQLKLQENIEDLENRRTTGEKKTESLKTELQLALITIDSQRSKYNNKQIHYKNKLSRAKGLYLRETAWRSEKIKDLEKDICIVKKREEKTTHRMNIVSSENEALLQNKTDLLSQLHDLAETRKNALDVVSSMQMRMNLLEEENTRLQETAAQMCDHIESLTTLSETDCSEVTAEIRVIEGQDQTTLPI